The DNA sequence ACGCCACATGAACCCTTGATCTTCCTAAATTAAAATCCCAAATCTGCAAGAAAAATGGTAATTTTGATCACAGCAAGAagatttattaaagaaagaaaaggtctTCAGAAGAGACAAACCATAAACGAAtatgaaaaaagaggaaagcaaCCTAGCCAGTATCATGAAAACCAAAGCTGCCAACTTTCCTACTCAGGAAAAAGCTACACAAATACTGTTTCActacataaaaagaaagaaaaaaggaagaagaaacctCATATGCTCAAGTTTATTCTCAAGTACTGCAGATTACCTTATTGTCCAAACATCAAATTCTCAACCTTTCACgaaacaaaacaagaagaagGTAACCACCCACTTCAATAATTAAATGAACTGTAAGGACTTGCTTTCCCTACAATCAAAATTAACTGAAGGAGATTATTTCCTGATCAAAATTTCAGTACAAAAGAACCAAATAAGCCCTTCAAAAACTTTCACTTGCCTCACAAAGCTGCAACACCATTCAAACTGACCGATAAATCTAAATCCCAGTGCACGTTTTAAAGTCTCCAAGCCTTCAGGTGAACAAATTCAGAGGcttagagaaggaaaaaaaaaaaaaaatgagatcacATGGAATCAATCTACAGAgcagagcaacccagtgcacgaggctcctgctactgcaatCATAGTTCATAAAATAAGATGATCTACAGACAAAAACTCACTTTGTCACTTTtcaatatttacataagaaGGAACATTCAAACTGATGCTCAGTATAAACATAATGGAGAAACAGTCAAGAATAAGACCGTCAATTTCATGCGATTAGTCAACAGTCAATTTTCCCGGTTAATTCCATTACCTACCAACAGTATGTCacatttttttgggggaggggtttTCCATGCCTCCATGGGCTCTATCATCTCTCACGAGAGAGGTCTAATTTAGAAGAAAAACAATCACTATACCAACTCCTAAAAATCTACCCGaaagatgttaaaatagacagCAAACATGCAAACTTGAAGGACAGAATACAGAAGGAAGTCATATACGCTGTCAAGACCATTCAACCCATTAACATACCAAAATGTCACAAGATGTAGAATCAGTGCTTTTTGAGATTTAATCTGGTTGAACTGAGGTGCGTTCATTAATGATTTACATATTCAAAATGTTAAAAAAGAAAGCTacctaaataaaaaagaattgggACTTGGGTGCAACTCATCCTTAAAAGCGAGCCCCTTTAAGGAGAGGGTGCCCAAGTACCTATGAGCCACATTGGAGGTAAGATAATTGCTTCAGTGTAGaaccccaacaatctccccctctATGTGGGCGCACATGTGGGAACTGAGATCTTTCCCAATGGATTTTCTCCTGTGAGGAGGTGGGGGGAGGATTGGTGTATTACTGTCTTCAAATCCTAGATTGATAAATCCCAGAAGTACAAAGAATTATTCTATCAAAGCAGAAAATGCGGAATCGAAACTCAAAAGATATCACAGGAATACTgaaacagagagagacagaCGGGAAAGTGAACAAACCTGACAGGACTGTTCGGGAGGGTTATCCCCCAGAATATTATCTTCAATGAAACCGTCGTTCTCTTTCAGATTCATACTCTCTGAAAGCATAGAAGTGTATGGTGCTTGGTGATGCAACGACATGTTCTCATTCATAACCCAGTCAGGCTCTGTGTGCAAATCAAGACCTTCCACGTTCCCCTGTTGCGCAGTAGTCTTACGAGGCGTCCCTGGGCGCAAGTCGTCAGGAAGGTCTCGCCTGAGCAATTCTACCAACTGCCTAAGAATCACTACCTTCCGCTTTCCGTGGCCGCAACTCTGCTGCTGCTTAGACGTGGCTGGGGGCATATAGGCGCTTGGAACGTCAGGGTACATCTGAGACTTGTGATTGGGTACCACCAGTTCCTGAAGAGTAGTAGCTGCAGCGGATTCCGAATTGTAAGCCAAGGGATCTACGAACACAATCGAATCCAAAGAAGACCAATCTGAGAACACAACCATATGTTCACCCGGTGGCGGCGTCTTGGGGCGCAGAGGTTTCTTATCGTCGCTGAGGTCCAAACCCCAGATGGAAGCAAGTTCGAGGGGTGATGGGCAGCCAGAGAATCCCTCCAGCGGACTACGCTCGTGGGAAGTGGAGACAGAGCAGTTGCCGTGGGCGTCCCAGTCGCACTCCTGGCAGAGCACGAGATTGTCAGTGGAGCAGCGCACGGAAGCAAGCTCGGAACAACAGTTATCGCAGATCTGAGACCGCAGGTGCTTATGGGACAGAGCGTTAGCCGAGTGGACATGCTTGTCGCAAAACAAACAgagcttggcagaatcagctcTACAGTACAAGACCGCGATCTCTTCGCTGCAGAAATCGCAGGGGATCCTTTCAGCACTACCAACTGATTTAGGGTtattctccattgttataaacaCTTTCACCGAATCTCAATACTCAGAAAGACGTGGAAATCCTAACCAAATGGATAGAAACCATGAACCTTAAAAGGTTAAAACTAAAGAGTCCTTAACAGGTGTGTCCTCAACGATAGATGTGAAGTGTAAACTGTGATGAGAAGCAGGTCTCcgtttccctctctctccccccatcgATGTCCGAAGGAAGAGTGAAAACACCCAACTCTGAGCAACAACTATTCGAGGAAGGGAGGAAGGGAGAGCTACCGAACTGGGTCCTCTGGTTtggttcttccttctctctctatatTCACATTTCCTTCGTCTCCACAGTCGCGACTCGCGCACATGGGAAGCATGGGAGGAGGAGCTACAGAGTTAcctggtagagagagagagagagagagagagggaatgaaGAGAGGACCCCACAGAGACagatagagagagatgggaTTAATTTTAATTGTTAATAGGACAAAGACACTTTTTGGATTTAATGCAAGAGAAACGGAGAGCTAAGATCAGGCGGGCCCAAGGCTACCTTGGAAtccaagaaatgaaaataaaagatggATCATGGATCTGGGACTCTCTTACACTTAAACCGGTAACCCAAAATACTTAATTTTTGAAattacctaaaccctaaaaagtcATCCCACTACTCAAACCATAGAGTATAATACATTAATCCTCAACGTATattaaatgtaaataaattattatattaGAGTTTAAAGAATTAGAATTAAATtaattggatcaaaatcaaaatcaagttCCATATATAATGGGTTTTTTTTAGGTATCAAGCTGATTTTAACCAAATTCGAATCGACTCTCgaatcaaaattaattaattagacTCTATATGGATCCCAAATTAAAGTTTAATAACCTTGGTTGAGATGGTCTTAGTCTATATTCATGTTATGCAGGTGAAGGTACATTGCAACTGAATTCAAACCACTTGATAATCAATCCTGGTTTGGAGTTTTGAAGTAGTTGGTAATGGCTGGTTAAATCGGGTCGGACTTTAGGGTTAGACGCAAATATCCGTTTCATTTCCTCTATCTTTTACAACGCCAATAATAGAAACAAAGGATGGGGGTCGTGTTTGGCGTTTGGAGCATAGAGAAAAAGACAAGTCCTCACCAAAATTTCAACGAACAGCATAAGTGCTATAACGAGGGGGTCCATTTCTCAATGCCTAAATAGAATAAACTATAAAAGGGCACTGATCAATTATCGATCATAGATAAGGGCATGAGGACTAAGACCTTATCCAATATCAAAAGCACTATTTTGGATTCTTGAATGAGTGCTGATATCCTACTCCGAGATATGATGTGAAGATCATGCATGTTAAGCTATTGAATAATTGAGAgtgagagtgggagagagagagaggtaacaATTTTTAATGTATGATAGAGACATTGGATTTATATCCTCTTTAATTCTTAATTGTGCAATTCTTGCGTAATTCTTTCTTTGTGCACATGTAATATTTGTATATTTTCAGAAGTTTATGGCATTTGAAGGACTAAGAtggatttgaattttaaaaaacttcacaaccattgaattttgaaaatgtaaaaGTGTTGCGTGCATAgagagaactgaagaagaattGCCCGATTAAGAATTGGAGAAAATCTTGATCCATAATAAAGAGGGTGGGTGAAGGAGGAGGAGTGCatcataaaaaagataaaaattggGAGAAAATTAACAatgttattaatattatttgaaccatagttggaaaatcacatttcaAAACTTGGTGAATCGGATGagtcttttctttaattttttttttttctcctacttTCAGTATTAGAACATCctaaggcctccattgaacattatcataccatctcaaatgactttcttcaTTTATCTTGGAGATTGGACATTGTAATACTAATAAAAGGAGCCTAAAggaagaataagagaaaagatTTAAGCTTTAGGCTATGGAGCTCTCCTTTAACTTTATTTATGCTTTAGGCACCACAAGAATCTTCTTTGTGGTGATTTAGAATAGCAGGTCCTCCAAGCAAGTGTGTGGTCATATCTACAACAACATTATTTCTTACTCTTCTATCAAGGGTTCAAGGAATCTAGATTGATAGATCCCGATCTTGGTCAATTCAAAATggtatttttagggttttttttttttttgccaattcAAACCAATTCTTCTCGATTTGGACATCAATACCGAGTGCTCAAACCTTGCTGCTTCCATCTCTCAAGAAATAATTGAGCATCAGATTCAATCatttaaccataaaaaaaaaaaaaaaaattgaaaattaagaaatttatgaaaaataaaaataaaatcaaaacactGATATATTATATGGTTtatataattaattttaattcaATAACTTGGACGTCCGACcaaaataacaacaacaacttgTGCCATTCTTATCATCCACTACACATGTATTAATCCACCACAAACCCAATTACGTATATAGATGCCATCCCCCAAGAATTGAAAACAACATCAAGTGCAACAAGGCCGTGGACCTTTTACTTTTGAAAAATGACATGGAGCCTCATGGCTAAGCCAAATGGATATATATAGGATTACGATTGTAGTTGACTTTGATCAAAATTATTTTGTGAATATTAAACAACTAGctaatgaaataattttttttttaatttttagctTACGGGATCCATCTTGCGGGCATCATAGTAAGATGAAAATACTCAAAAAGACAAAATTAAGCAAGTTAACACCTAGGacattgaagagagagagagaaagagaggttaTCTTTTTGTATAGTTAGAAATCAAaaggttaaataaaaaaatgtgaccaacccaaaatatttttttacaaaaaatataGTAACCTAGCTAATTCAGTTCAAATTAATTATAGACTCGAGAACTCTTACCGAATGGCAAGATATGAGACATGAACATCTACTATTTGAGAATTTCAAATGATTACTTAATGCCTTGTTACTCTTGTACTAAtttagaattttctttttttgggcgaaaaaaaatatattatagataaaaaaagagaaaaatatacaaCTATGAAAGTCAAATCAGTTAACCAAGGAAAGTCTTCTAACCAAAAGAAACCAGTTCACTTAAAGAGAGACGAAACCAAGCCCTAAGAATAAGACCGGAAAAACTAAGCaattgatgatgaatggttgcATGCAAGGAATTCGAATTACAAAGATATTTAAAGGCTTACATAATGATGGAACAATAAGATCATTTACATACCTCTCTGTTTTTCATAGAAGTCACTCACTTGTCTCCATGATGGACAAAGAAAAGCAGGTCTAGCATGAAAAATAAGAGCCGATCTGCTTAGCCATAGGACAACTCCCTATGAGCCACACAAGAAGGGGAGAGGTGGCATGGTGTTGTGGGGTAGGGTGGGGGATAGGTCAAATGTATTAATTAGGTGAAGAAGAAAGACCTCTTCACCCCTTAATTAAGAGGACATAGGCAAGTCATCCTTGGCTATCGAACGCAGCTCTTATCTTCATGTAAGACCTCTCTTCCTCTCATCTCTCACTTCCAATTTCACTTTCTTCAATTCCTTCACTGCACTccaatggcaatggcaatggtaATGCATGGAATTAAAGTGTATTTATAGGCTTTTGATTTTAGGAGTGATAAGAAAGATGTAATGAGTCATGGCCGACTTTTATGGGGACCCGGCCCATGCATGAGATGAGGGACTCGATCGAATATATTCTCTTTTTTGATGTAATTAAGAGAAGAACCAACTTACGTGTTGACCTGTTAGTATCTCAACGTACCCACCTAAGCTACCTCGCTCTGTTTCCAATGGATCGATCGAGCCACTCTCCATCTCTCCATATCCatcgagaagaaagaagaaagaagaaagaagaaagaagaaagaagacaagACAGAGACGAAACTTATCTTTACCTCTTTCTAAGGGCTAGCTGTGGCGGTGTGGGAGAAGGAGAAAATTTCAGAGAAGAGGTTTGACCCTACTTGAAAGGGAATTGAagttgcagaagaagaagaaggatctaTATGATTCCTCTGATCTGACTAAGAAAACATTTAAAATTTTGGTCACAAACCCAAGTTGGGTATGAGATCGAGTTCTTATCTATCTTTAAGGTAGAGGACCATGCATGTAGCATGAGACATTGACCCAAGTTCAAGTTGTTAGGTTTGTACATTC is a window from the Macadamia integrifolia cultivar HAES 741 chromosome 5, SCU_Mint_v3, whole genome shotgun sequence genome containing:
- the LOC122078465 gene encoding zinc finger protein CONSTANS-LIKE 14-like isoform X1 → MENNPKSVGSAERIPCDFCSEEIAVLYCRADSAKLCLFCDKHVHSANALSHKHLRSQICDNCCSELASVRCSTDNLVLCQECDWDAHGNCSVSTSHERSPLEGFSGCPSPLELASIWGLDLSDDKKPLRPKTPPPGEHMVVFSDWSSLDSIVFVDPLAYNSESAAATTLQELVVPNHKSQMYPDVPSAYMPPATSKQQQSCGHGKRKVVILRQLVELLRRDLPDDLRPGTPRKTTAQQGNVEGLDLHTEPDWVMNENMSLHHQAPYTSMLSESMNLKENDGFIEDNILGDNPPEQSCQIWDFNLGRSRVHVASGPLDVGYDTSNAGFVVSSYNDLMKDSRSETMKVLKDIYQMNCSSTAHEEFPSQINNSNNPAASQGATTSESNNIATPIRRDETTPAATMEVDMELLAKNRGNAMLRYKEKKKTRRYDKHIRYQSRKVRADTRKRVNGRFAKASEASDVEINSQNGF
- the LOC122078465 gene encoding zinc finger protein CONSTANS-LIKE 14-like isoform X2, which translates into the protein MENNPKSVGSAERIPCDFCSEEIAVLYCRADSAKLCLFCDKHVHSANALSHKHLRSQICDNCCSELASVRCSTDNLVLCQECDWDAHGNCSVSTSHERSPLEGFSGCPSPLELASIWGLDLSDDKKPLRPKTPPPATTLQELVVPNHKSQMYPDVPSAYMPPATSKQQQSCGHGKRKVVILRQLVELLRRDLPDDLRPGTPRKTTAQQGNVEGLDLHTEPDWVMNENMSLHHQAPYTSMLSESMNLKENDGFIEDNILGDNPPEQSCQIWDFNLGRSRVHVASGPLDVGYDTSNAGFVVSSYNDLMKDSRSETMKVLKDIYQMNCSSTAHEEFPSQINNSNNPAASQGATTSESNNIATPIRRDETTPAATMEVDMELLAKNRGNAMLRYKEKKKTRRYDKHIRYQSRKVRADTRKRVNGRFAKASEASDVEINSQNGF